In one window of Sphingobacteriaceae bacterium DNA:
- a CDS encoding low molecular weight protein-tyrosine-phosphatase: protein MSEPTRILFVCLGNICRSPLAEGVFKHLVDSEGLSDRFYIDSAGTGNWHVGRPAHPQSRRIAQLNGIQLTSIARQIQKEELDQWHYIVVMDDKNYSDIMAMEPTSAQVVRLGDFDPEGPGIVPDPYGYDDRVYEQVYNQIYRSCRAFLDALNNNEARMG, encoded by the coding sequence ATGTCCGAACCTACCCGCATTCTTTTTGTGTGCCTGGGCAATATTTGCCGCTCACCCCTGGCCGAAGGGGTCTTCAAGCATCTGGTGGATTCGGAAGGATTGTCCGACCGCTTCTACATAGACTCCGCCGGCACCGGCAACTGGCATGTAGGCAGGCCGGCCCATCCCCAGTCCCGGCGCATCGCCCAATTGAACGGCATCCAGCTGACCAGCATCGCCCGGCAGATTCAAAAGGAAGAACTGGATCAATGGCACTACATCGTGGTGATGGACGACAAGAACTACAGCGACATCATGGCCATGGAGCCCACCTCGGCCCAAGTGGTCAGGCTGGGCGACTTCGATCCCGAAGGACCGGGCATCGTGCCCGACCCCTACGGCTATGACGACCGGGTCTATGAGCAGGTGTACAACCAGATCTACCGTTCATGCCGGGCCTTCTTGGATGCCCTGAACAACAACGAGGCGAGGATGGGCTAG